The Natrinema caseinilyticum genomic sequence CTGAGTACTCTTCCGGCTGGGGTGAGGGGCGAACCGGTCCACCGCCCGAAACGAAAGCTTGAATCGGCGGCCACGCGAACGACTGCTCATGAGCGACGAGGAGGCGGACTCGGAGCCGGCGGTTTCACTCGGCGAACGCACGCCCGTCGACGGCGCGCCGCTCGCCCGGGTCAGTTCCCGACTCACCTGGCCGAAAGAGAAAAGCGAGGTCGACCGACTCGAGGGCGACACGGTCATCCGGACGCCGGACGGCCCGCGCGAACTCTCGGCCGTTCTCGAGGACGTCGACGAGACGTACTTCCAACGCTACCAGGAGTTCGAAGGTCACGTCCAGGACGTGATCGGAACCGGCCCTGTGCCGACCGCGGACGAATAGTATCGTGGCGTCCGAGCCGGATCACCACGGCGGTCGCTGGTTCCAGCGCGGACCGGAGCTCACCTGGGTGCAGAAGTCGCTGGTGGTCGGTGCCGTCGTCGCACTGTTGTGGATGCAGTTCGTTCCGAACAGATTGGGCCCGCGGGTCGCCGTCGACAGCGTTCTGCTCATCGGCGGGCCGCTCGCGCTCGGACTCTCGCACGGTAACCGCATCGGCTGGCGCGTCGATCGGCTCGCGGTTCGAAACACGATCCTACTCGCGCTGTTCGTCCTCCCGTTCTACGTCGTGGGTTCGACGTTCCCGACGATTCGCGCGTTCTATCCGATCTGGGAGACGTCGGCTGCGCCTGCGGCG encodes the following:
- a CDS encoding DUF5789 family protein — encoded protein: MSDEEADSEPAVSLGERTPVDGAPLARVSSRLTWPKEKSEVDRLEGDTVIRTPDGPRELSAVLEDVDETYFQRYQEFEGHVQDVIGTGPVPTADE